The Psychrobacillus sp. FSL K6-4046 DNA window CAGTATAGTTAAAAAACTCGCCACATGTTGGGCAATTCTTTAGCTCTCCCATGACCATACCTCCACTATTTCTGCTAGTTATGTATTATATCGGCAGATTAGCCTTTTATTAAAGTGATGGCCTCCACGCTCTTAGCACCCGCGTCCCTCAGTAATTTCGCAGCCTGATGGACGGTAGCGCCAGTAGTGTATATATCATCGAATAAAATATAGTGCGTTGCTTCGACATTGTCGATCAATTCGAATGAATCCTCTGATTCCAAACGTTCCTTTTTCGACTTTTTCCCTTGCTCGCTGGGGGTAGCCTTGATAAGAAGATTCTGGAATGGTATATCTGCATGAATTAGTAGCTCATCCACATGTGGAAAGGTTCTTTCCTTTAATTTCTCTGGGTGCATTGGAATGGGGACTACAATCCCTTGCATAGATAATGCTTTTATTTCCCCCGCAAAAATGTTAGCAAGTGCAACATCCTGAAGAAACTTATATTGGTGAAGATACTCTTTCATCGCTTCATTGTACGTGTAAAGTGATTTGACTTGATCGAGCGCCCCCTCGTACTTCGTTCCAATAAAATCAGAGAAGTCAAGCACAGCTTCTGCTCTTTCAAATTTTTGCCAGCACCGGTCACAGCAAGCACTCTCCATTACATAGAGGAATAGCCTCCTCCAAGTCGCAGGAACCGTAAACTTACTGCCACAAATTAAACAGATGATAGCTCATTCCACCTTTCAATCTCTTCTTTTGCCTCATCCATCGCGTGACTAATTCCATGATGAAAGAATACGATGTCTCCGTCCGGATAGGCGCTAGAACGCCCAACTCTTCCGCTTATTTGAATTAGTGCGCTAGCTGTGAAAATGGCCTGTTCTGCTCCAACTACCGCAACATGAACATTTTCAATCGTGATTCCTCTTTCTAGAATCGTTGTTGTTAATAGACCTGGAACCTTCTTTTCACGGAGCTGCATGACCCGTTCCTTTCGCTCAGGATGCTCGGCGTGTACCCTAGGCAGGTCTCCCGGGAATTGCTCAAGCATTTCAATGGTTGGTAGGAATACGAGAAATGGGATGTTGTTTTGTATTTTATCCTCCATCCATAGCTGCAGCTTTTTTGGTACCTTTCCCTTTTTCAATTGTCTCGTATACCCAAAAAGACTGTCGAATCGTGGTACTGGCAAAGGATACCCGTGATAACGCTTGGAGAGAATGGATTGGTTAGTTGTTTGAAGAGAATCAGTGGGCGTGGCAGTCACATAGTGAATAGCGGCTTCTCGCTTTGCTGCTTTGATGACAGCCTGCTGAAGCGTTTTGTCTGCGTAGTATGGGAAAGCATCCGCCTCATCTACAAAGACAATGTCAAACGCATGCTCGAAGCGATATAGCTGATGGGTTGTTGCTAATACTAATGTGGCAAAGCCTTCCTGGTCTGGCGCTCCTCCATAAAGTGCATGGATAATAGTTTTCGGGAATACCTTTTGAAATCGAGGGAACAGCTCTAAAATGACATCTGTTCTTGGCGCAGCAACACATACGCGTTTACCGGCCTTTAGAGAGGCATAGATCGACGGGAATAGCAGCTCCGTTTTACCTGCTCCACAAACAGCATGCAAGAGGTGAGATTGATTGTTTTGGACACTACATAAAAGTTCCTCACTTGCCTTTTGCTGAAGTGGCGTTAGCTGACCGCTCCAGTTAAAAACGTCCTTTTTCGTTCCATTCGCTGGCTTTTTTGCCCATGTCATTAGCTCAGAACAGCTGCTAACTCGTCCCATGCGGATGCAATGGCGACAATAGGTACAGGTTTTATTACAACGGGAACATGGAAATGAGTAAAATAGGGATGGGTTTGTGTTGTGGCATCGATTGCAGATGTACTTGTTTGATTGGAATATTGAGTGGGATTGTATTGTTTCAATTCCTGGCTTGAGGTGAATGTGACCGCTGCGGATATGGTCGTCAATGACCTCGCGCGGAAATGGTGTATGTGCGCGAAGCCATATTCGTCCAGTGAGAAATTGTTGTAATTGCTCGTTCATCATTACGACTCGACGTGGTACCAGCCTAGCCCCATGGATCCTTCTCCAAGGTGCGTACCGATAACCGGTCCAAAGTAGCTAATCGTAAATTCAACGTTTGGCATAATAGCCTCGAGAAGTATCTTCCATGCATTAGCCTCTTCTTCGTTGTTTGCATGAATGATAGTAGCCTTGATTTTATCGTATTTTTTAGCATCTTCTTCTAGCATGTCTGCAATTCGTTTCATTGCTTTTTTGCGAGTACGAACTTTTTCGAAAGGAACGATAACTTTATTTTCAAAATGAAGAATTGGTTTCACTTGAAGAACTGAACCAATAACACGCTCAAAGCCGTTTAGGCGACCTCCGCGGTGAAGATGATCCAGGTTATCTACCATGAAATATGCACGCATGGATTGCTTCATTTTGTTCAGCTCTTGAAGAATTGCTTCAGGCGTTTCTCCTGCCTGTGCCATTTCAGCAGCACGTATTACGTAGAAGCCTTGTACCATACAGGAAATCTCAGTATCGAATGTGTGGACATCGATTCCCTCTACCATTCCACCTGCTTGCTCTGCTCCAGCTAATGTCCCGCTTATACCACTAGATAGATGTACCGAAATGATGGAGTCATAACCTTTCTCCAAATTTTCGAAGGTGGTTACGAAGTTTCCTAGAGACGGTTGTGAGGTTTTTGGAAGTGCTTTTTCATTTCTGATTTTATCGTAAAATTCGGTTGTATTAATATCTATTTCTTCTCTATAAGTCTCGTTTCCTATCACGACACTAAGAGGAACCATTTGAATATTTAAGCTTGCTCGTATTTCTTCAGGGATATACGCTGTGCTATCCGTTACTACTACCGTTTTCGTCATATAAGAAATCACTCTCCTAACTCTAGTTTACTTAATCTGGATAGGAAAAGAAAGCATAAAAAGACCCCAACCATGATATTTATCATATACGTTGGGGAAGTCGTTCATTATTCAGATGTTTCGCCTATGAAATAGACACTTGTTACCAACCATTTGCCTTCTTCCTTCGCAAAAACAGTCACCTGACGACCATTTCGATCAAGCTTAGCACCTGATCCTGGCTCATGAAGGGCAATATGAAGATTAGAGTAAACCTGCGCTTCTTTATCATTATATTCGATAATCGTCACATCTTCGGCTGTACGTACCGTATCATAATTTTCAAAGGTTTCGATTACCATCTTTTTATCGTCCTCATAGTTGAAGCCCTCTGGTTTTTTAGAGATTACACTCAGGTAACGGTCGATATCCTCTTCGTTAAATGCTTCGATATATTCGTTGAATGCATTTAATACTGCCGTTTTTTCCTTTTCAGGGACATTGGCTGCTTCTTCCACATTTCCGTCAGAAGACATTTCGAAGCCTACGTCTGATTTGTCCTTGACGCCGTGGTCTAGTGCCGATTCTGACTGTGATGGAGCAGTATCGTTCACTGATCCTGCCTCTGAATTTACTTCTTCTTTATCGTTACATGCAGCAAGTACTAGTGTAAGTGCCGCAAGAGTAAGTCCTTGTATTATAAGTCTCATCTGTTTCCCTCCTGCTGTTGGTTATTTTGTCATAGTTAGGACGAAAACTCAACGAATAAGTTTCGATATTCAAAATAATGAAATTTTCAGACGTTTGAAGTAAGATATATGTAGAATGGAGGTGAATAAGTTTATTGTACCCAACACAGAAGAATTTATTAAAAAGATTGTCGTTGGAGCATGAGCGACTTGTGTTCGTGACAGAAGATTTACGACGTAGTGAAGCCGGCGAGCGCGGTGAGGATCGTTTACTCGGGAAGCTCGAGGAATTAAGACTGGAAGGAAACTATCATGTATTTTCCAATGTAGGTTTACTGTTAGACGAATGGAAAATTCAGATTGATTGTTTAATAGTGAGCGACCGCTGCTGTATGGTAATCGAGTCCAAAAACATGAACGGCAATTTGTATTTTAAAGACGAAGAGTTTTATAAAGAAGTAGATGGAATTGAAACTCCCTTCCCCAATCCCTATTTTCAATTAACACGTAATATCCGCTTCATGAAAGAATTTCTACGTAATGTATGCCCCACCATGAAGGTGACCGGCGCCATCATCATGACCGCCAAGTCCAGTCGCATCCGCGAAAAGCCCTCCAACTATCCAATCTTTAAACTAGAAAGCACGATCGAGAGAATCTATCAAATGCATAGCAATGGATTGACCGAGCCAATTGACTCTGCGAAGTTTGAGGAAATTGTTTCTTTGATTGAGCGAAATCTATCTCCATATGTCATGCCTCCATTATGTGAATATTATCGAATTGCTCCGGGAGACTTAGTGCGTGGAGTCGAGTGTCCAAGCTGCGGCACATTTGGCATGCAGCGCCAATATTCTACTTGGAAGTGTGGAAAGTGCGGGGTAACTGATCGAGGTGCTCATAAACTTGCAATATTTGAATACTTCCATTTAATAAATAGGAAGATAACAATCAAAGCTTTTCGTGATTTCTGCAAAATAGATTCTAAATACGCTGCTTCGCGTATGTTAAACAATATGCCTGATCTTCAAGCCTATGATAAAGCAAATAGAAGATATTTTATGCTAAAGGATAAATAGAAGGAGTATTATTTGCAACTGCAGATTTTTCTGCAACACTTCATGCCATTCGCGCAACACTTGATCCATTGGCTCAACACTTACTCTTGTTTCCGCAACACTTCGAGTGTTTTGCGCAACTCTTTTTTTATCAGCAACACTTCATGTCATTTGCGCAATACTTGAACCATTTGGCGCAACACTTACCCTTGTTTCCGCAACACTTACCCTTGTTTTCGCAACACTTCGAGTGTTTTGCGCAACTCTTTTTTTATCTGCAGCACTCCATACCATTTGTGCAACGCTTTATTCTCTCTAAACCCTTCCCCAAAACCAAAAACCCCTCCAACAAAAAAATCTGGAGGGGCATACATATTGGGCACTATATTAATCTATTATAGTATTATCGAACTTCAACCCAACCGTTTTTGATGCCGGTTACTACGGCTTGGGTACGGTCGTTTACGTTCATTTTTTGAAGAATGCTGGATACATGGTTTTTAACTGTTTTTTCGGAGATGAATAGTGTTTCTCCAATTGTACGGTTGCTTTGTCCGTCAGTTAGTAATTGTAGTACTTCGCATTCGCGCTTCGTTAGTAAGTGGAATGGGCGACGGATTTCCGTTTGGTGGAAGTTTCCTTTGTTTTCGCGTTCACTTAGACGACGGAATTCTGATACTAGATTACGAGTTACTTTTGGGTGTAAGTAAGAGCCACCTTTAGCTACTACTTTGATTGCTGAAACGATTGCCACAGCATCCATTTCTTTTAACATATAGCCTAATGCACCAGTTTTCAATGCGTGAGATACGTAAGATTCATCATCATGGATAGAAAGCATGATTACTTTTGCATCTGGGAATTTTTCAATTAGTTCTTCTGTAGCGTCTACGCCATTTTTGGTTGGCATGTTGATGTCCATTAACACTACGTCTGGTAAGTTTTGCTCATATAAACGTAGAACATCGTTGCCGTCGCTACCTTCTGCCACTACTTCAAATGAATCTTCAAAGTCTAGTATTCTCTTTACTCCCTCACGGAAAAGTTGGTGATCATCTATAATGATAATTTTTGTCATTGGTCATTTCCTCCTATTAAAAAACAGCTATAGTTTCTATTCCTCATTTATTGGAATACTAAACAAAATAGTAGTTCCATTTCCCGGGGTTGATAAAATTTTCATCGAACCCTCTAGTAAATCGACTCTCTCTTGCATTCCGATTAAGCCGAATGATTTTTCTTTTACCACTTTTGGATCAAAACCGATTCCATTATCCTTCACGATAATGTTCATCTTATGTTTCACCCATTCTACCTTCACCCATGCCTCTGAAAACTGACCGTGTTTTAGTCCGTTCGTCAGACATTCTTGGATTAAACGGAAAATGGCTACTTCAAATTTAGGCTGAATTCGTATTTCTTCTCCATATGTTTGAAAATGTACTTTCTTTGTGGGATTATATTCTCCCGTAGTGGCGATGTATTTTCGAAGCGTCGGGATTAATCCTAGGTCATCTAGCGCCATTGGGCGTAAGTCATAGATAATGCGACGTACCTCCGAAAGTGCTTCGCGCACAGTACTCTTCAATTCGATAATTTCCTTCATGGCCTCTTCTCCACCACGCTGCTGATACGTAAGATTGATTAAATCCGTTCTTAGTAACACGTTTGCTAGCATTTGGGCAGGACCATCATGGATTTCTCGTGAAAGGCGTTTTCTTTCTTCTTCTTGTGCTTCAATAATTTTCAGTGTAAAATCCTGTTTAATTTTTGCGTTTTCAAGTGCTTCTCCTACTTCCTTTAAATCTGAAGTAAGATAGTTGATGACAATGTTGACTTGATTGACAAGCTGATCTGCACGTTCTATCATTTCTAATAGTCCCTGCAACCTTCGTTCCAGTTCATCTCTACGCTGTCTCAGTTGTTTTTCTTCATTACGTTTGATTAAAAGATTAATTTGAAGCTCATTTGCATTTTCATAAGCGCTACGTACTTGCGGTTCATCGTATGAGTTAAAATTCTTCGAAACCTCTGCTAATCTATTACGAGCAAGTCTCGACTTTGCCTCAAGCGAGTCTCCTTCCAGAATGACAGCCTCAATGCTTCCGCGAATTATTTCTAACTCAACTTTCATTTCCTCGAAGCTTTGACGACTTTGTTCGCTTATAATAAATATATCCTTTTTAGAATGATCCATTACTTCGACCATTCGATCGAAAATAACATCTAACGATTGTAATTCAAGATTCTTGTTCGTCATCTGTTTTTTCTCCTTTAAACATTTAACATGAGTCTTCATTCATTTTTACTGACAAATTCTATTATAGCACTAATTAACTAAAATTAAATTAAAATTAGTTTACAAGTATGTTTCAAAGCATTTAGGAGGGAAATTTATTATGAGAAACAATTATCAAACAATTAAGGGATACGCACAAAGTGAAATTATTATTCAAAAGTCCCGATTTATAACTTATATTCAACGTGCAGAAACAGAAGAAGAAGCACAAGATTTTATTAATAGTATCAAACAAAAGCATAAAGATGCTAATCATAACTGTTCTGCATACATAATTGGCGAGCATGATCACATTCAAAAAGCGAATGACGATGGCGAACCAAGTGGTACTGCTGGGTTTCCGATGCTTGAAGTCCTTAAGAAAAGAGCACTTAAAGATACTGTCGTAGTAGTGACACGGTACTTTGGGGGCATTAAGCTTGGGGGCGGTGGCCTAATTCGGGCTTATAGTAAAGCGACTACGGAAGGCATCGAGGCAGCAGGCGAAGTAGAATGTCAGCTCCATCATTTGATGAAGATTTCTATTGACTATACATGGCTAGGTAAAGTTGAAAACGAAATTAGAAACTCCGTTTATCCTCTAAAAGAGATTGCTTACGCAGATTTAGTGGAAATTTTTGTATACACTAGAGCAGAAGATGAGTTAAAATTTTTAGAGTGGGTGACAGAAATAACAAACGGCCAAGCAATAATCGACAGTGTGGAGAAAGTATTTTTGGAGTTTGATGTCGTTTGATTTATAATTAGGTAGAGGAGTGATGGAAAAAGATGAAAAAATTCTCAATTTTACTTGTGTTACTATTCGGCTTAAGTATTGCTCCTGCAATTACTTTTGCAGCTGATTGTCCAGATAAAGTTACTTGGGATGGCGTTGAGCTGAAAAAAGGACAGATTGGTAGAGTGCTTATCCAACAGCCAACGACGATTTATAAAAACAATAATGGCAACTTTGAACCATTTCGAACAGTAAAGCCTGGAGATAATTATCGAGTCTATGCTAACAAGTCCACATATTACCACCTTGGTGGCGGATTAGTGATTAAGGACGATGCATCTATTATTTATCAAACACCATCTAAATCTAAACTTAGCCAATTAAATTGCACACCTGCTCCGACAACTTCTTTTATGATTGGCGATTCCATTTCAACAGTCACTAATAAGCTCGGTGCTGCGAAGAAAACAGTCGCTAACGAATTTGGAGCAATTACTGGGATTTACCATAACAATTACGACAAGTTTTATGCGATCAGTACTCTTAGTAATAAAATATCTTCTTTATATACAAAGGATAAAAGCTTTCAAGTTAACGGAATTTCCGTATCCAATACAATCAATCAGCTCGAGAACAAATTTGGTAAAAGCTATGAAACAAGTGGTAATACGTACCCAGTAGAGATTATTACTTACTCGACACCAAAATATGAAGCAAACTTCTTCATAGATGTCCATAACGACAACAAAATCTCAGCTATTTACTTAGTAGACTACCAACTAATAAATAATAATCCAAATTTATATCCAAAAAAGTCTACAACATTAGAAACAGGTTACGAGAATCTTTTATTTGATTTAATCAATGCAGAAAGAAAAGCTCATGGTGTTCAAGTTTTACAATCGGCTCCAAAGGCAGCGAATGTAGCGCGCAAGCATAGTGCGGATATGGGCAAGAACGATTATTTCAATCATAATAATCTTAAAGGTGAGTCACCTTTTGACCGTTTAGAAAAAGGAGGCGTACAATTTAGAAATGCCGGAGAAAATATTGCAATGGGATACACGGATCCATACTTTGCCCATGAAGCATTAATGAATTCACTAGGACATCGGAAAAATGTAATAAACTCTGCCTACACTCATGTAGGAGTGGGTGTCTACTTTGTGAAATGGACACATGGCTCGATTCCTTATTACACTCAAAATTTTATAAAACCTTAATACCTAGTAGAGTGTAGACAAAGTCTCGTATTTTGGCTTTGTCTGCACTCTTTTTAAATGACATCACGAATAACGAGGGAATTATATGAAAAAAAATTTAGTAACCGTATTTGGTATATTAATAGTAATTGCTAGTGTTCTTGGCACACTTATAGTCTCCATGGCAGCAGAAATTGGAGTCCTATTGCTAGTTGGCATTGAATATGATCATTGGTCGAATCTAATTTGGTTTATTATTATTTATGGAGTTATTGAGTTCATCATAATTTTGGTAGTTGATGCATTGATTGAAGGTAAGTCGGATAATCATCAGAAGTTCCATAAGTTTTTTAGTTATATGATTGTATCATTTATACTCATTATGACCGTTTCGTTTTACCTAGATTCCATCTACTTGCCGGTAACGGGAGCTGTTATTTTTGCTATCGCCTCAGCTGCAATATATTTATTGTTTAGCTTGTGGGGTAAAAAAGATATAAGCGAAGACTAGTAAAATACTGTTTCCATTGAAGCTATAAACCGGTTGACAGAGACTTCACGACATTTTTAATTGCTTTAACAAAAGCATATTACTCACCCTGTTGTATCAACATCATGTCTTCATAAAAATTTTTAGCATAGAGGTATATGGTAAACTAGTTTAATGTTATAGTTACATCTGAAATAGTAACTTTACTCTATACATCTCTACTCGAAAGCATCCCATTTTAAGGTCCTACTTTCCCTGTGATTGTAGCGGCAGGCGGCGACTCCAACGGGATGAGTGGGACAGATAAGACATCACAACCACGCGCGTTAGCGATGGGTGATGGCTTATCGCTCACCCCGTGGAAAGCGTCCGCCTAAAGCGTAAATCGGCGATTTTGTATTTACCTATATTCCATTATGTGATCAGCAATTATTTATATATAAAAAAGCAAGAACATTGATTCCTCAACGTTCTTGCTTTTTGCTTTATTAATATTTTTCAATCGTTACACCCTGATAGTAATGCTTGAGTATGCGATCGTATGTCCACCCAGCTTCTGCTCGTGCTTTGGCACCATATTGACTCATACCGATACGATGTCCGTAGCCTTTCCCGTTGACTGTCACAGATTGAATACCTGTTTGAACAGTATCAGTGTTCACAGCACCGCTGCTAGTTTGGATGCTTACTGATCCTTCTGGAATCGTTACAATACCATTAGCTGTTTGAACGGAAACACCAGTTAGTGAATCCACAGGAACTGTACCTTTAGCCTGTTGAACAGTAATATCATTTACTCCCCCACCAGTTGGTTTTGTAAATGCAACGTCAAACCAGCTTGACTTCAAGGATTTGTTGCTTGCATCTAAGAAAACATTACGCATTACTGTTTCATTGCCTGTAATAGTTTTCTCTCCTGCCGAGGTTACAGCTGTTACGGCTGTTACTTCACCATTTGCTCCACCTTTTGTCAGCTTAATATCCAATAGCTGATCAGTAGGGCTAAAACCAAACTTCGTCAAAATATTAGATACTGGAATTTGAACAGACCAGTTCTTGTAAGGAGATTGTTCAATCGAATCATCGACTGATACAAACTGTGGTACCTGCGTTGAATCCCATACATCACCAATATTCGCTGTTCTTCCACCACTAGTAGAATAATAGTAAGCCTGTACAAGCTTACCTTTATATTTAACTACTAAATCCTTTGTAGCATCTATTGCTGCATTTGAGTTTTTATGCTCTGATGAATATCCTTTATACATTTGATCCTTAGTCGTGCTACTTAAGATACCTGATTTACTTAGTGTATAGCTACGAGCTGCAATAGTTTGAGCCTTCAGTGCTTCTATATGCCAGGAAGCAAAAGATTCATTTGGAATAACTCCCTTTAAGTAGTTTTCTAAATCCAGTCTATTCACAATTTGTACATTGGATCCAGATTTAACTACATTGAAGCTTCCTCTATATTGCGTGCCGTTTGGTGTCTTTCCAAGTGGCTGCGAGACGACTGATGACAAAGTTGCGTCTTTAGCAGGGACCCAAGAGGATACCCCTTGTTCGTCCGTAATGGAGTACCAAAGCTCTCCATTCCCATTTGTAAACTCCGTTACATATTTTGCCCCTTGGAACGGTTGATAGGATTTTACAACCCCATAATCAGCGGTTGCACCCTTTCTGCCTTCAACAGGAGCTCTAAAAACAACTATTTTTTCATTTCCTGTCACAGCATGTAAGGCATAGCCTTGGGAAGAGTACATAGATGCCCCCATTTGATAAATGGAAACCTCTCCATTCACCTGAGAAAACGTTATAGGTGTATCAGGCATTGCAAAGAACATTTCTTTAGTTGTAAGATTTTCTAATTTATATACACCATTTAAAGTTAAAGAAGTTGTAAAGGTATTGTGTACCTCGACTTGTATTTGCTTCGAATAGGTCTCCTGCTTGTACGCAAGTGCTGTATTGGCTGACGCAAAGCTTAATGAAACAGCCGCTAATACTGCTACAAATTTTTTATTCAATTATCTCACCTCAGTTAACGTACTTAGTACCCAACCTTTGTTTCCTTTTGGGGATTGAACATTGTACCACGTTTCACCTTTTGCATTTTTAAAAGAACTTATGTATTTTAAAGAAGTTCCTTTTGCTACTAGTTCGATAGAAGCATAGCTAGTTGTAGCACCTTTACGGATGTTCACTGCTTCTTTTGCACTAACAGAGCTTGGTGTTACATTACTTGGCTTTGTTGTTGTAACGTCTCCAGAGTTAACCCACCCTTTTACAGTTGAAGATACTTCTAC harbors:
- a CDS encoding ComF family protein; this translates as MLDFSDFIGTKYEGALDQVKSLYTYNEAMKEYLHQYKFLQDVALANIFAGEIKALSMQGIVVPIPMHPEKLKERTFPHVDELLIHADIPFQNLLIKATPSEQGKKSKKERLESEDSFELIDNVEATHYILFDDIYTTGATVHQAAKLLRDAGAKSVEAITLIKG
- a CDS encoding DEAD/DEAH box helicase family protein; translation: MTWAKKPANGTKKDVFNWSGQLTPLQQKASEELLCSVQNNQSHLLHAVCGAGKTELLFPSIYASLKAGKRVCVAAPRTDVILELFPRFQKVFPKTIIHALYGGAPDQEGFATLVLATTHQLYRFEHAFDIVFVDEADAFPYYADKTLQQAVIKAAKREAAIHYVTATPTDSLQTTNQSILSKRYHGYPLPVPRFDSLFGYTRQLKKGKVPKKLQLWMEDKIQNNIPFLVFLPTIEMLEQFPGDLPRVHAEHPERKERVMQLREKKVPGLLTTTILERGITIENVHVAVVGAEQAIFTASALIQISGRVGRSSAYPDGDIVFFHHGISHAMDEAKEEIERWNELSSV
- a CDS encoding DegV family protein, with the translated sequence MTKTVVVTDSTAYIPEEIRASLNIQMVPLSVVIGNETYREEIDINTTEFYDKIRNEKALPKTSQPSLGNFVTTFENLEKGYDSIISVHLSSGISGTLAGAEQAGGMVEGIDVHTFDTEISCMVQGFYVIRAAEMAQAGETPEAILQELNKMKQSMRAYFMVDNLDHLHRGGRLNGFERVIGSVLQVKPILHFENKVIVPFEKVRTRKKAMKRIADMLEEDAKKYDKIKATIIHANNEEEANAWKILLEAIMPNVEFTISYFGPVIGTHLGEGSMGLGWYHVES
- a CDS encoding nuclear transport factor 2 family protein codes for the protein MRLIIQGLTLAALTLVLAACNDKEEVNSEAGSVNDTAPSQSESALDHGVKDKSDVGFEMSSDGNVEEAANVPEKEKTAVLNAFNEYIEAFNEEDIDRYLSVISKKPEGFNYEDDKKMVIETFENYDTVRTAEDVTIIEYNDKEAQVYSNLHIALHEPGSGAKLDRNGRQVTVFAKEEGKWLVTSVYFIGETSE
- a CDS encoding NERD domain-containing protein, which codes for MYPTQKNLLKRLSLEHERLVFVTEDLRRSEAGERGEDRLLGKLEELRLEGNYHVFSNVGLLLDEWKIQIDCLIVSDRCCMVIESKNMNGNLYFKDEEFYKEVDGIETPFPNPYFQLTRNIRFMKEFLRNVCPTMKVTGAIIMTAKSSRIREKPSNYPIFKLESTIERIYQMHSNGLTEPIDSAKFEEIVSLIERNLSPYVMPPLCEYYRIAPGDLVRGVECPSCGTFGMQRQYSTWKCGKCGVTDRGAHKLAIFEYFHLINRKITIKAFRDFCKIDSKYAASRMLNNMPDLQAYDKANRRYFMLKDK
- a CDS encoding response regulator transcription factor; its protein translation is MTKIIIIDDHQLFREGVKRILDFEDSFEVVAEGSDGNDVLRLYEQNLPDVVLMDINMPTKNGVDATEELIEKFPDAKVIMLSIHDDESYVSHALKTGALGYMLKEMDAVAIVSAIKVVAKGGSYLHPKVTRNLVSEFRRLSERENKGNFHQTEIRRPFHLLTKRECEVLQLLTDGQSNRTIGETLFISEKTVKNHVSSILQKMNVNDRTQAVVTGIKNGWVEVR
- a CDS encoding histidine kinase encodes the protein MTNKNLELQSLDVIFDRMVEVMDHSKKDIFIISEQSRQSFEEMKVELEIIRGSIEAVILEGDSLEAKSRLARNRLAEVSKNFNSYDEPQVRSAYENANELQINLLIKRNEEKQLRQRRDELERRLQGLLEMIERADQLVNQVNIVINYLTSDLKEVGEALENAKIKQDFTLKIIEAQEEERKRLSREIHDGPAQMLANVLLRTDLINLTYQQRGGEEAMKEIIELKSTVREALSEVRRIIYDLRPMALDDLGLIPTLRKYIATTGEYNPTKKVHFQTYGEEIRIQPKFEVAIFRLIQECLTNGLKHGQFSEAWVKVEWVKHKMNIIVKDNGIGFDPKVVKEKSFGLIGMQERVDLLEGSMKILSTPGNGTTILFSIPINEE
- a CDS encoding YigZ family protein, producing the protein MRNNYQTIKGYAQSEIIIQKSRFITYIQRAETEEEAQDFINSIKQKHKDANHNCSAYIIGEHDHIQKANDDGEPSGTAGFPMLEVLKKRALKDTVVVVTRYFGGIKLGGGGLIRAYSKATTEGIEAAGEVECQLHHLMKISIDYTWLGKVENEIRNSVYPLKEIAYADLVEIFVYTRAEDELKFLEWVTEITNGQAIIDSVEKVFLEFDVV
- a CDS encoding CAP domain-containing protein; the protein is MKKFSILLVLLFGLSIAPAITFAADCPDKVTWDGVELKKGQIGRVLIQQPTTIYKNNNGNFEPFRTVKPGDNYRVYANKSTYYHLGGGLVIKDDASIIYQTPSKSKLSQLNCTPAPTTSFMIGDSISTVTNKLGAAKKTVANEFGAITGIYHNNYDKFYAISTLSNKISSLYTKDKSFQVNGISVSNTINQLENKFGKSYETSGNTYPVEIITYSTPKYEANFFIDVHNDNKISAIYLVDYQLINNNPNLYPKKSTTLETGYENLLFDLINAERKAHGVQVLQSAPKAANVARKHSADMGKNDYFNHNNLKGESPFDRLEKGGVQFRNAGENIAMGYTDPYFAHEALMNSLGHRKNVINSAYTHVGVGVYFVKWTHGSIPYYTQNFIKP
- a CDS encoding YrvL family regulatory protein, whose translation is MKKNLVTVFGILIVIASVLGTLIVSMAAEIGVLLLVGIEYDHWSNLIWFIIIYGVIEFIIILVVDALIEGKSDNHQKFHKFFSYMIVSFILIMTVSFYLDSIYLPVTGAVIFAIASAAIYLLFSLWGKKDISED
- a CDS encoding SpoIID/LytB domain-containing protein produces the protein MNKKFVAVLAAVSLSFASANTALAYKQETYSKQIQVEVHNTFTTSLTLNGVYKLENLTTKEMFFAMPDTPITFSQVNGEVSIYQMGASMYSSQGYALHAVTGNEKIVVFRAPVEGRKGATADYGVVKSYQPFQGAKYVTEFTNGNGELWYSITDEQGVSSWVPAKDATLSSVVSQPLGKTPNGTQYRGSFNVVKSGSNVQIVNRLDLENYLKGVIPNESFASWHIEALKAQTIAARSYTLSKSGILSSTTKDQMYKGYSSEHKNSNAAIDATKDLVVKYKGKLVQAYYYSTSGGRTANIGDVWDSTQVPQFVSVDDSIEQSPYKNWSVQIPVSNILTKFGFSPTDQLLDIKLTKGGANGEVTAVTAVTSAGEKTITGNETVMRNVFLDASNKSLKSSWFDVAFTKPTGGGVNDITVQQAKGTVPVDSLTGVSVQTANGIVTIPEGSVSIQTSSGAVNTDTVQTGIQSVTVNGKGYGHRIGMSQYGAKARAEAGWTYDRILKHYYQGVTIEKY